The DNA region CTTGTGGTTACACATAAAGCTTGGGATGCAAACGCTTCATTTGCCTCAATTAAATCTAGGTCTCCTGCTGTAATATTGGCCATTTCTAAGGCCTTGATCGTTGTTGGGATTGGACCTGTCCCCATAATTGAAGGATCTACCCCACCCGTTGCGTAAGATGCAATGGATACCATGGGTTTAAGCCCTAGTTCATCGGCCTTACGCTTAGACATTAAGACAAGCATTGCTGCCCCATCATTGATACCTGATGAGTTACCTGCTGTAACTGTCCCCTCTTCTTTAAAGGCCGGTTGCAATTTACCCAAACGTTTTGGTGTAATACCCGAACGTGGCCCTTCATCTTCAGTCACTACTTGCACGCCATTTTTTTGTGGGATGGTCACTGGGACAATTTCTTCTGCAAAACGATCAGCCTCTTTCGCTGCTACAGCCTTGATTTGGCTAGCGGCTGCAAATTCATCTTGGGCTTCACGGGAAATCCCGTATTGGTCCGCAATATTTTCTGCTGTAATCCCCATCGCGTCGTTTGAGAAGGCATCTGTTAGACCATCGTGTTGCATAGTGTCAATCATTTGACCATTGCCCATACGCTGACCCCAACGAGCGGAATCAACCACGTATGGTGCACGAGTCATATTTTCCGTACCACCTGCGACCACAATATCAGCGTCGCCAAGCATGATAGCTTGTGCGCCCATCATGACAGTACGCAATCCTGAACCACAAACTTGGTTAATGGTTACGGCAGTAGATTCGTTAGACAAGCCTGATTTTAGGGCGACTTGGCGCGCAACGTTTTGGCCAAGTCCAGCACTTAATACATTCCCCAAGATCACTTGTTCAACTTTTTTTGGGTCTAAATCAATTGAAGCGAGTGTTTCTTTTAATACTTCTACCCCTAAATCAACTGCTGAAATGCTTTTAAATTGGCCACCAAATTTTCCGATTGCAGAACGTTTCGCTGCAACAATGACTACTTCTTCCATAAAACTCTCCTTTACCATTCATTCATTTTCTTGATTTAAATCCGCGAATA from Aerococcus urinaeequi includes:
- a CDS encoding acetyl-CoA C-acetyltransferase — translated: MEEVVIVAAKRSAIGKFGGQFKSISAVDLGVEVLKETLASIDLDPKKVEQVILGNVLSAGLGQNVARQVALKSGLSNESTAVTINQVCGSGLRTVMMGAQAIMLGDADIVVAGGTENMTRAPYVVDSARWGQRMGNGQMIDTMQHDGLTDAFSNDAMGITAENIADQYGISREAQDEFAAASQIKAVAAKEADRFAEEIVPVTIPQKNGVQVVTEDEGPRSGITPKRLGKLQPAFKEEGTVTAGNSSGINDGAAMLVLMSKRKADELGLKPMVSIASYATGGVDPSIMGTGPIPTTIKALEMANITAGDLDLIEANEAFASQALCVTTSLELPADKVNVNGGAIALGHPIGASGARILVTLIHEMLKRQSVYGLATLCVGGGQGVSVIVKQAV